The genomic stretch TCGGCATCATGTGCTGAAAGTGCTGCTTCTGctgctgttgctgctgctgctgaaaCTGCTGCTGTTGAATGAGCCTCTGGGCCAtgtgctgctgaagcaccCTGGGGGTCACCTGAGGGTGGTACATCTGCTGGGCGAACTGGGGGTACATATGCGGCTGATAGGCGTGAGGACTGGCGCCTCCGCCGGCCGGGGCCTTCATCTGGTACATCTGCTTCATCTGCTGGCCCTGCTGCGCCAGGCTCTGCATCATCATCCGCTGGCGAGCGGCCTGGAGCATCGCCTCCTGGTTGCCGTCGTCGTGCAAGGCCTGGACGTTCTGAATGTTCGACAAGTTGGTAACGGTGGTAACGGGAGGCACATTTGTCATTTGCTGCAGCTGCGCCATCGGCTGCTTCGCCTTTGGGAACGACTTCGCCATGATCGAGTGCGGCATCTGGTACACGGGGGCGTGCTCTGAGGTTTCGGAAAAAGTCTCGTCCTTGACCTTGCTCTGCCCGTACGACGAAATTGAGGGTTCAACTGAGTGATTAGTGAGCTGTTGCCAGTGTTCCAGCTCACTTCTCAGGCTTTCGACCTTGTTCACAATATTGATCATAATGGCAGCATCGCCTCTAACAATGCTAAAAGGAATTAGGagatagaaaaaatagatcaTTTAGCAAAATGTGAGATAATActatgaaaaataatatgaataGTAATAATGCGGAGAGCACACGTACCAGTATAGCTCGTTTGAAGCCTGGGAAGATACCGCTGGCGGCGATATGTTCAACTCGCTAAGCATCTCATCAACTGAGTCGTTATGGTGTTGAGTCAGCTGTGATTTGTAAAAGTTGAGGAAAGAGCTTGCGAGGTAAACGGGACTCGATTGGAATTGGTCCAGCTTTGGTGTCGGAATTACCTCGCTGTCGTTCATGTTAAACTTGCGCTTGAGCTTCTTCAGATCTgttctcttcttctcctcggACTTCAAAAGCGCCTCTGCGTTCTTTATTTCGTTCAGCAGCTGGGTTTCTGCTTCGCGCTGCTCTGGCGTTATTCTGTAACTCCTCTCGAGCATCTGCCTCCGCTCTCTATCATGCTCACAGTTGTATGTAAACTTAACCAGGGGATGCCTCGCCGACTCCTCCTTGAGCGAAAGAACCACGGGGTGGTTCGGGTTTCCGTGCTTCATGATCTCGTTTTTGATTTTCTCCTCGAACAAGAACTCAACGATTCTCTTGGTCACTGTGTAGTATCGCTGCTTAAGCTTCTCGAGTGACACGTCCTTGCGCCACTTAAAGGAGTCGTGAATCGCGATGAACCTGAGTTCGAACATTTCGCACAGGTCAAAGAGCAGATCTGTTTCGTCCTTCGTCCACGTCGGATCCAGGTCCTAACAATTTGTGATATGCTGAGACGTACCGCAAGGTGGAAAAGGTAAAAGTCATCGGAATAGCGATATATTTTTACGGATGGGTTGACCCTGGCAAACGAGTACGAGTCCAGCACTgattcctcctcctccactcTAGCTAATGTGCAGGTTGAATCGTCATCAACGTTTTtcgatattttattcctCGCATATTTCCTCTGCCTCTTTACTAGAGAAAGGTACTCGGAGCCCTTTTCAAAGTGCCTCCAGTGCTTTAGAACAAGGCCATCCGACCTGGCTGGGTTTCTGAATGAACACATCCTCCATATGTGCCGTTTATCGTCGACACTGACCTTAAGTTGCTTAGAATCGGCTGAGGAAGTAGGGCCCTGTGAAGCAATAACTTAATAGTGCTAATTACATATACTAACgatagtaaaataaatcaaagtGTGAATatctaaatgtgtaaactaagaaacataataatataaattacagattaatgtgtacaaaagttgcatataaaaattatattaggGTCGCTCTAACCTTGATTAAAATACGATAAGAAGTAGGGATAGAAGgtatttccttttccttgtcTTTTGAAAACTTCTTATCCATTTAAATTAGAACATGAAAACAATATGATAGTACAGTGTAAGATAAGTTAGCTAAAATAGGTGAACTGGAtcgtaaaaaatatatacatcccaaatcaatataataGGACCGAAAACAAAGCTAAACAAGGCCAaaaatacttattttaGATTAAATGCTGTGGGGTCTTAACGTAATAAGAAATGAAGAATCCTTCGTCACAAATAAGAtcattttacataatttattaactaTTATTTCAATTCTCGTAGGTCGTAGCTTGTAACTTAGTAACACTCAGCTCGACTTTCAGTATATAGTGATCACAATCCATTCATTCATTAAACACGGATCCTATGCTATGCTCCTaggataaaaaataaacttgtACCATATTCAGGAGAGttgaatttataattttgaaCTAATCGGAGATTGTTAGaagatataaaaatgttgtGTTGCTGTAATAGAATCTTATCGGAGTCGGAGCTTAACCGACTGAAGGAATACACCTTCAAGCCAGGAAACTTCACGTTCCTAGATAGAGTGATGATGCGGTTGCTATGGGAGCCAGTAGTGAGAGTGCTGCCAACAGTAAGTGaggaaaaataattaacacatttagtGGTTCAGCCCAAACCTGCTGACGCTGTTAGGAGGACTGTGCGTATTCATAATGaacttcttcgtcttctaCTACGTTCCTAATTTCAGAGCATCTTCAGTGCCAAAGTGGACGTCACTGATAAGCTCAATCCTGGTATTCGCATACACAGTAAGTAAGAGTTAATTGACAAGTAATAGACACTGGACGGCATCGACGGGATGCAAGCAAGGAAGCTGAAACTGGAATCGCCAATGGGACAGCTGCTGGACCACGGAACGGACGGCCTGGTGTCCTCGTTCTTCTGCTACTTCACCTTCCTGGTGAGTCCAAGCGGATACTCAATGGTCAACGCACTGGTGAGTTACAAGAAAAATAAGAGGCCTTAGATCACAGTCTCAGCACTGATCAACTCGTCAGCAGTGAACTGGAGAGAGGAGGACTTCGGAACGTTCTCGTACACAAACAGTTTCTTCATTTTCGGAGTGTCAGAGCCACTCTTAGCGGTAAGTGGGCAGCATTAAAGAAATCTTAGGTGGTGAGTATCCTGTTTGTAAACTACTTCTACCCGAACTTTTGGCTCTCGCCAATGGCAAAAACGTTGCACAAGTACAAGTCGATGAGAGTAGTACTCAAGTATGTGCCGAAGAACCTGTCGTGGTTCACAGCATTCTTGTACTTCGCACTGGCATTGTAAGTTAAGACTTTTTAATGGACACGTAGATCATTTTACACGTTCGTAGGATTCCCGTACGAGATGTACAAGAGTAACAAAAACGTAAAAAACCTGATTAGTAAGTTTGAGCAtgataaaagaaaaataggGCTCGCACTGTACCTGACCTTTAACTGCGTGTTGCCACCAATGCTTACACTGTCGCTGCCGCAGAAATTACACGGACTGTACTCAATCTTCGTGTCGTCAATCGGAGGCATGGGAGTGATATTCATCATCATTTCGAACCTGCGAAAGAGGAAGCACAGGCTCTTCTACCCGGAGTTCCTGTTCCACTACCTGTTGGTCTTCACAGGCTACTCGCTGGTCCTGGCCCGTAAACTATTCGGACTTAAGTACGACAAAATAGTATTCAACAGCATATGTTTCGAAAGAACACTGCTCTGCCTGACAGTGGCCGGAATTCTACTTGGACTGCTCAAAGCCGTGCGTGTATTCTACGAGATCAAAACACATCTGAGTTTGCCATTTTTCACAACCAAGAGACCAAATAAGAGGTCGTGAGTAACACACTAAAACAAACGTAAATGGTAGTAAAGAATTTGTAGTGTATATTAGATAGatttgaaaatgtgtaactgGTGGGATTGGTGAGAGCGGAATAGATTaagtagaaataaaagtgaaaataataatatacattatgtatttttatggATAAAGTGTATAGGAGTTGAATTGgttaagtaaaataaaaaaaaagtgACAGTGTTGTAGTGTAAGAATGATGTTGTAGAAGTTccaataataatttgttaagAGTGCATAACACCtgtaatattatttattttaattaattgtattataatttgataaattgtAGAATTGAGTcttgtaaatatataaa from Theileria orientalis strain Shintoku DNA, chromosome 1, complete genome encodes the following:
- a CDS encoding homeodomain-like containing protein, which codes for MDKKFSKDKEKEIPSIPTSYRILIKGPTSSADSKQLKVSVDDKRHIWRMCSFRNPARSDGLVLKHWRHFEKGSEYLSLVKRQRKYARNKISKNVDDDSTCTLARVEEEESVLDSYSFARVNPSVKIYRYSDDFYLFHLADLDPTWTKDETDLLFDLCEMFELRFIAIHDSFKWRKDVSLEKLKQRYYTVTKRIVEFLFEEKIKNEIMKHGNPNHPVVLSLKEESARHPLVKFTYNCEHDRERRQMLERSYRITPEQREAETQLLNEIKNAEALLKSEEKKRTDLKKLKRKFNMNDSEVIPTPKLDQFQSSPVYLASSFLNFYKSQLTQHHNDSVDEMLSELNISPPAVSSQASNELYCIVRGDAAIMINIVNKVESLRSELEHWQQLTNHSVEPSISSYGQSKVKDETFSETSEHAPVYQMPHSIMAKSFPKAKQPMAQLQQMTNVPPVTTVTNLSNIQNVQALHDDGNQEAMLQAARQRMMMQSLAQQGQQMKQMYQMKAPAGGGASPHAYQPHMYPQFAQQMYHPQVTPRVLQQHMAQRLIQQQQFQQQQQQQQKQHFQHMMPMHPEGAYSPSQRYSQPGPYPPVMHPHQLQKGPPGNNQKQ
- a CDS encoding ethanolamine phosphotransferase, producing MLCCCNRILSESELNRLKEYTFKPGNFTFLDRVMMRLLWEPVVRVLPTWFSPNLLTLLGGLCVFIMNFFVFYYVPNFRASSVPKWTSLISSILVFAYTTLDGIDGMQARKLKLESPMGQLLDHGTDGLVSSFFCYFTFLVSPSGYSMVNALITVSALINSSAVNWREEDFGTFSYTNSFFIFGVSEPLLAVVSILFVNYFYPNFWLSPMAKTLHKYKSMRVVLKYVPKNLSWFTAFLYFALALSFYTFVGFPYEMYKSNKNVKNLIRLALYLTFNCVLPPMLTLSLPQKLHGLYSIFVSSIGGMGVIFIIISNLRKRKHRLFYPEFLFHYLLVFTGYSLVLARKLFGLKYDKIVFNSICFERTLLCLTVAGILLGLLKAVRVFYEIKTHLSLPFFTTKRPNKRS